The following coding sequences lie in one Pseudomonas monsensis genomic window:
- a CDS encoding VUT family protein, protein MIFLIAYISSVVLINFAFSTAPHLDIIWSAWGGLVFVLRDMVQARFGHGALVAMLAALVLSYVTSDPSIALASATAFAVSEIIDWLVFSITKRPLRDRLWISSALSIPLDTFIFFGMIDLMTPPVIITALASKFAGVTAVWLIMAWRERKQAVAS, encoded by the coding sequence ATGATTTTCCTCATCGCCTACATCAGCAGCGTCGTGCTGATCAATTTCGCCTTCTCCACCGCGCCGCACCTGGACATCATCTGGTCGGCCTGGGGTGGCCTGGTGTTCGTGTTGCGCGACATGGTGCAGGCCCGTTTCGGCCACGGCGCCCTCGTGGCGATGCTGGCGGCGCTGGTGCTGTCTTACGTGACGTCCGATCCATCCATTGCCTTGGCCAGCGCCACCGCGTTCGCGGTGTCCGAAATCATCGACTGGCTGGTGTTCAGCATCACCAAACGCCCGCTGCGCGACCGCTTGTGGATCAGCTCGGCGTTGAGCATTCCCCTTGATACTTTCATCTTCTTCGGCATGATCGACCTGATGACTCCGCCGGTGATCATCACCGCGCTGGCCTCGAAGTTCGCCGGTGTCACCGCCGTTTGGCTGATCATGGCCTGGCGCGAGCGCAAACAGGCTGTCGCCAGCTGA
- the purT gene encoding formate-dependent phosphoribosylglycinamide formyltransferase, whose amino-acid sequence MTRIGTPLSPTATRVLLCGCGELGKEVVIELQRLGVEVIAVDRYANAPAMQVAHRSHVINMLDGAALRAVIEAEKPHFIVPEIEAIATATLVELEAEGFTVIPTARAAQLTMNREGIRRLAAEELDLPTSPYHFADTFEDYSKAVEDLGFPCVVKPVMSSSGKGQSLLRSVDDVQKAWDYAQEGGRAGKGRVIIEGFIDFDYEITLLTVRHIGGTTFCAPVGHRQEKGDYQESWQPQAMSPIALAESERVAKAVTEALGGRGLFGVELFIKGDQVWFSEVSPRPHDTGLVTLISQDLSQFALHARAILGLPVPLIRQFGPSASAVILVEGQSTQTAFANLGAALSEPDTALRLFGKPEVNGQRRMGVALARDESIEAARAKATRAAQAVVVEL is encoded by the coding sequence ATGACCCGTATCGGAACTCCATTGTCGCCGACCGCGACCCGCGTATTGCTGTGTGGCTGTGGTGAGTTGGGCAAGGAAGTGGTGATCGAGCTGCAACGCCTGGGCGTTGAAGTGATTGCCGTCGACCGTTACGCCAACGCGCCGGCCATGCAGGTTGCCCACCGCAGCCACGTGATCAACATGCTCGACGGTGCTGCCCTGCGTGCGGTGATCGAGGCCGAGAAGCCGCACTTCATCGTGCCGGAAATCGAAGCCATCGCCACCGCCACCCTGGTCGAACTGGAAGCCGAAGGCTTCACCGTGATCCCGACCGCCCGTGCCGCGCAACTGACCATGAACCGCGAAGGTATCCGTCGTCTGGCCGCTGAAGAGCTGGACCTGCCGACCTCGCCGTACCACTTTGCCGACACCTTCGAGGATTACAGCAAAGCCGTTGAGGACCTGGGCTTCCCGTGCGTGGTCAAGCCAGTGATGAGTTCTTCGGGCAAAGGCCAGAGCCTGCTGCGCAGCGTCGATGATGTGCAGAAAGCCTGGGATTACGCGCAAGAAGGCGGCCGGGCCGGCAAGGGCCGGGTGATCATTGAAGGCTTCATCGATTTCGACTACGAAATCACCCTGCTGACCGTGCGCCACATTGGTGGCACCACGTTCTGTGCACCTGTCGGTCACCGTCAGGAGAAGGGCGACTATCAGGAGTCCTGGCAGCCGCAGGCGATGAGCCCGATTGCCCTGGCCGAGTCCGAGCGCGTTGCCAAAGCGGTCACCGAAGCACTGGGTGGTCGTGGTCTGTTCGGCGTCGAGTTGTTCATCAAGGGCGATCAGGTGTGGTTCAGCGAAGTTTCGCCGCGCCCGCATGACACCGGTCTGGTGACCCTGATTTCCCAGGACCTGTCGCAGTTTGCGCTGCACGCACGCGCCATTCTCGGCCTGCCGGTGCCGCTGATCCGTCAGTTCGGCCCTTCGGCTTCGGCGGTGATTCTGGTGGAAGGGCAGTCGACCCAGACTGCCTTCGCCAACCTCGGCGCCGCGCTGAGCGAGCCGGATACGGCGCTGCGTCTGTTCGGCAAGCCAGAGGTCAATGGTCAGCGTCGCATGGGCGTGGCCTTGGCGCGGGATGAGTCGATCGAGGCTGCGCGAGCCAAGGCGACCCGCGCTGCTCAGGCTGTTGTGGTAGAGCTGTAA
- a CDS encoding MFS transporter gives MTTSTAYSATAPAQPTNSATRVATASFIGTAIEFYDFYVYATAAALVIGPVFFPQTSGTAQMLSAFLTFGIAFLARPLGSALFGHFGDRIGRKSTLVASLLLMGVCTTLIGVLPGYASIGAWAPILLCVLRFGQGLGLGGEWGGAALLATENAPKGKRAWFGMFPQLGPSIGFLAANGLFLTLAMTLSDEQFRSWGWRIPFLLSAALVMVGLYVRLKLHETPVFANAIARQERVKVPLVELFSQYWAPTLLGAAAMVVCYALFYISTVFSLSYGVSTLGYSRETFLGLLCFAVLFMAAATPLSAWASDRYGRKPVLIIGGVLAILSGFLMEPLLTQGSTWGVALFLCIELFLMGVTFAPMGALLPELFPTHVRYTGASAAYNLGGIVGASAAPFFAQKLVAMGGLSYVGGYVSAAAVLSLIAVLCLKETRGNDLNQVA, from the coding sequence ATGACAACCAGCACCGCTTACAGCGCCACCGCGCCTGCCCAACCGACCAACTCTGCCACACGCGTGGCCACGGCGAGTTTTATCGGCACGGCCATCGAGTTCTATGACTTCTACGTTTACGCCACCGCTGCCGCGCTGGTGATCGGGCCGGTGTTCTTTCCACAGACGTCCGGCACCGCGCAGATGCTCTCGGCGTTTCTCACGTTCGGCATCGCCTTCCTCGCCCGCCCTCTCGGCTCAGCGCTGTTCGGCCATTTCGGTGACCGTATCGGACGCAAATCGACGCTGGTCGCTTCTTTGCTGCTGATGGGTGTCTGTACGACGCTGATCGGCGTGCTGCCGGGCTACGCCAGCATCGGGGCCTGGGCGCCGATTCTGCTGTGCGTGCTGCGTTTCGGTCAGGGCCTGGGCCTGGGCGGCGAATGGGGTGGGGCGGCGCTGCTGGCGACGGAAAACGCACCGAAAGGCAAACGGGCGTGGTTCGGCATGTTCCCGCAGCTCGGCCCGTCGATTGGTTTCCTCGCCGCCAACGGCTTGTTTCTGACACTGGCCATGACCCTCAGCGATGAGCAATTCCGCAGTTGGGGCTGGCGGATTCCGTTTCTGCTCAGTGCGGCGCTGGTGATGGTCGGCCTGTACGTGCGCCTCAAGCTCCACGAAACCCCGGTGTTCGCCAACGCCATTGCCCGTCAGGAACGGGTGAAAGTGCCGCTGGTCGAGCTGTTCAGCCAGTATTGGGCGCCGACCCTGCTCGGTGCGGCGGCCATGGTGGTGTGCTACGCGCTGTTTTACATCTCGACCGTATTTTCCCTGAGCTACGGCGTGTCCACCCTTGGCTACAGCCGCGAGACGTTCCTAGGATTGCTGTGCTTTGCCGTGCTGTTCATGGCCGCAGCAACGCCGCTGTCCGCCTGGGCCAGCGACCGTTACGGGCGCAAACCGGTGCTGATCATTGGTGGCGTGCTGGCGATTCTTTCTGGCTTCCTGATGGAGCCGCTGCTGACTCAGGGCTCGACCTGGGGGGTGGCGCTGTTCCTGTGCATCGAGTTGTTCTTGATGGGCGTGACGTTTGCGCCAATGGGGGCGCTGTTGCCCGAGCTGTTTCCGACTCACGTGCGTTATACCGGCGCATCGGCCGCTTACAACCTGGGCGGAATCGTCGGTGCCTCGGCGGCACCGTTCTTCGCGCAGAAACTGGTGGCGATGGGCGGTTTGAGTTATGTCGGCGGGTATGTATCGGCGGCGGCAGTGCTTAGCCTGATAGCGGTGCTGTGCCTGAAGGAGACGCGTGGCAACGATCTGAATCAGGTTGCCTGA
- a CDS encoding transporter associated domain-containing protein, whose protein sequence is MDGLPIGPMLAVFVLLVLWSGLFTAVEIAQQHLLAQRAASRASDKPLAKLSFPLDSLILCNTLCRALAMVIATLLAIFLCEENGPWAACLGAGAILLVFADYFPRTVAQRYPDAVLAFGNTLLGVPLKIVYPFAWLFSRLSGLLMTPFVRKAQVVQQSEDEAPADRYDDPEHPVRAHPVAGIHALDNITVNDILVPRSDVDGINLDDSIEEIIEQLRHNKRTRLPVFHSDINQVEAVLNTRQIRHLLNDGSLTREALLAASYEPYFVPESTPLQLQLLNFHKQQRRLGMVVDEYGEVLGIVTLEDILEEIVGEFESEHSLDNPHIHPQADGRMVIDGTASIRELNKCLGWHLPSDGPKTLNGLVTEALETIPESAVCLKIGRYRLEILETEENRVSKVLIWHTSLVPAKI, encoded by the coding sequence ATGGACGGTTTGCCCATAGGGCCGATGCTTGCGGTATTTGTCCTGCTGGTTTTGTGGTCGGGGCTGTTTACCGCCGTCGAAATCGCGCAGCAACACCTGCTCGCGCAACGCGCCGCCTCGCGTGCCAGCGATAAGCCACTGGCGAAGCTGAGCTTCCCGCTCGACAGCCTGATCCTCTGCAACACCCTGTGCCGCGCCCTCGCGATGGTCATTGCCACGTTGCTGGCAATTTTTCTCTGTGAAGAAAACGGCCCTTGGGCGGCGTGCCTCGGTGCCGGTGCCATCCTGCTGGTGTTTGCTGATTACTTCCCGCGTACGGTTGCCCAACGCTACCCCGATGCCGTGCTCGCCTTCGGCAATACCCTGCTGGGCGTTCCGCTGAAGATCGTTTATCCGTTCGCCTGGCTGTTCAGCCGCCTCAGCGGCCTGTTGATGACGCCGTTTGTGCGCAAGGCCCAGGTGGTGCAACAGAGTGAAGATGAAGCGCCGGCCGACCGTTATGATGATCCGGAACACCCGGTCCGGGCACACCCGGTTGCGGGTATTCATGCGCTGGACAACATCACGGTCAACGACATTCTGGTGCCACGCAGTGACGTCGACGGCATCAACCTCGACGACTCGATCGAAGAAATCATCGAACAACTGCGGCATAACAAGCGCACGCGCCTGCCGGTGTTCCACAGCGACATCAATCAGGTCGAAGCGGTGCTCAATACCCGGCAGATCCGCCATTTGCTCAACGATGGCAGCCTGACCCGCGAAGCGCTGCTGGCCGCCAGTTATGAGCCGTACTTCGTGCCGGAAAGCACGCCACTGCAACTGCAATTATTGAACTTCCACAAGCAGCAGCGGCGCCTGGGCATGGTGGTGGATGAGTACGGTGAAGTGCTGGGCATCGTCACTCTGGAAGACATTCTCGAAGAGATCGTCGGCGAATTCGAAAGCGAGCACAGCCTCGACAACCCGCACATTCATCCGCAGGCGGATGGGCGGATGGTGATCGACGGCACCGCGTCAATCCGTGAGCTGAACAAATGCCTGGGCTGGCATTTGCCGAGCGATGGACCGAAGACGCTGAATGGTCTGGTGACCGAGGCGTTGGAGACGATTCCCGAGAGCGCGGTTTGCTTGAAGATCGGACGTTATCGCCTGGAGATTCTCGAGACCGAAGAGAACCGGGTGAGCAAGGTGTTGATCTGGCATACGAGCCTGGTGCCGGCCAAGATTTAA
- a CDS encoding cytochrome C assembly family protein, which translates to MLPLSPSLLTTLAAALLYAAATLYQSTRLATGAKANKRLLVSLGVLAVVAHSASLLTHLLTPIGLGLDFFSASSLIAAAVIALTLLACSRIPVENLLVLLFPLGAVTVLLAQFAPAGTVQIIDEEPGILAHILLSILAYGMFTIAVFQALLLLVQDHQLKHKHPSGLIKNFPPLQTMESLLFGFLWAGWTLLSLSLISGWLFVENLFAQHLVHKTLLACLAWVVFSVLLWGRNRLGWRGHKAIRWTLAGFCLLMLAYFGSKLVREYILHI; encoded by the coding sequence ATGCTCCCCTTGTCACCCAGTTTACTGACCACCCTCGCCGCCGCCCTTCTATATGCCGCTGCGACCCTTTATCAGAGCACCCGTCTGGCCACCGGCGCCAAGGCGAACAAGCGCCTGCTCGTTAGCCTCGGCGTACTCGCCGTGGTCGCCCATAGCGCCAGCCTGCTCACGCACCTGCTGACCCCGATCGGCCTGGGCCTGGATTTCTTCAGTGCCTCCAGCCTGATTGCCGCAGCGGTGATTGCCCTGACCCTGCTCGCCTGCTCGCGCATACCGGTGGAAAACCTGCTGGTGCTGCTGTTCCCGCTGGGCGCGGTGACCGTGCTGCTGGCGCAGTTCGCGCCGGCCGGCACCGTGCAGATCATTGATGAAGAGCCGGGCATCCTCGCGCACATTCTGTTGTCGATCCTCGCCTACGGCATGTTCACCATCGCGGTGTTTCAGGCTTTGTTGCTGCTGGTGCAAGATCACCAGCTCAAGCACAAGCACCCGTCCGGGCTGATCAAGAATTTCCCGCCGCTGCAAACCATGGAAAGCCTGCTGTTCGGCTTCCTCTGGGCTGGCTGGACGCTGCTGTCGCTGTCGCTGATTTCCGGCTGGCTGTTCGTCGAGAACCTGTTCGCCCAGCATCTGGTGCACAAGACCCTGCTGGCGTGCCTGGCCTGGGTGGTGTTCAGCGTGCTGTTGTGGGGCCGCAACCGTCTCGGCTGGCGTGGCCACAAGGCGATTCGCTGGACGCTCGCCGGTTTCTGCCTGCTGATGTTGGCGTACTTCGGCAGCAAACTGGTTCGTGAATACATCCTGCACATCTGA
- the ffh gene encoding signal recognition particle protein → MFENLTDRLSQTLRHVTGKAKLTEDNIKDTLREVRMALLEADVALPVVKDFVNSVKERAVGTEVSRSLTPGQAFVKIVQAELESLMGAANEDLNLSAVPPAVILMAGLQGAGKTTTAGKLARFLKERKKKSVMVVSADVYRPAAIKQLETLANDIGVTFFPSDLSQKPVDIASAAIKEAKLKFIDVVIVDTAGRLHIDEEMMGEIKALHAAINPVETLFVVDAMTGQDAANTAKAFGDALPLTGVILTKVDGDARGGAALSVRAITGKPIKFIGMGEKSEALDPFHPERIASRILGMGDVLSLIEQAEATLDKDKADKLAKKLKKGKGFDLEDFRDQLQQMKNMGGLGGLMDKLPSIGGVNLSQMGNAQNAAEKQFKQMEAIINSMTPAERRDPELISGSRKRRIAMGSGTQVQDIGRLIKQHKQMQKMMKKFTAKGGMAKMMRGMGGMLPGGGMPKM, encoded by the coding sequence ATGTTTGAAAACTTAACCGACCGTCTCTCGCAGACGCTGCGCCATGTCACCGGCAAGGCGAAGCTGACCGAGGACAACATCAAAGACACCCTGCGCGAAGTGCGCATGGCGTTGCTCGAAGCCGACGTCGCCCTGCCGGTGGTCAAGGACTTCGTCAATTCGGTCAAGGAGCGCGCTGTCGGCACCGAGGTGTCGCGCAGCCTGACGCCGGGTCAGGCGTTCGTGAAAATCGTCCAGGCCGAACTCGAAAGCCTGATGGGCGCGGCCAACGAAGACTTGAACCTGAGCGCCGTTCCGCCAGCCGTTATTCTGATGGCCGGTCTGCAGGGTGCCGGTAAAACCACCACCGCCGGCAAACTCGCGCGTTTCCTCAAAGAGCGCAAGAAGAAGTCGGTGATGGTCGTGTCGGCGGACGTTTATCGTCCTGCGGCTATTAAACAGCTGGAAACCCTGGCCAACGACATCGGCGTGACGTTCTTCCCGTCCGATCTGAGCCAGAAGCCGGTCGACATCGCCAGCGCGGCTATTAAAGAAGCCAAACTGAAATTCATCGACGTGGTCATCGTCGACACCGCCGGTCGCCTGCACATCGACGAAGAGATGATGGGCGAGATCAAGGCGTTGCATGCCGCGATCAACCCGGTCGAAACCCTGTTCGTGGTCGACGCCATGACCGGTCAGGACGCCGCCAACACGGCGAAGGCCTTCGGTGATGCGCTGCCGCTGACCGGCGTGATCCTGACCAAGGTCGACGGCGACGCCCGTGGCGGTGCCGCCCTGTCGGTGCGCGCCATCACCGGCAAGCCGATCAAGTTCATCGGTATGGGCGAGAAGAGCGAAGCGCTCGATCCGTTCCACCCCGAGCGTATTGCTTCGCGGATTCTCGGCATGGGCGACGTGCTCAGCCTGATCGAGCAGGCTGAAGCGACGCTCGACAAGGACAAGGCCGACAAGCTGGCCAAGAAGCTGAAGAAGGGCAAGGGCTTCGACCTCGAAGACTTCCGCGATCAGCTGCAACAGATGAAGAACATGGGCGGTCTCGGCGGCCTCATGGACAAACTGCCGAGCATCGGCGGCGTCAACCTGTCGCAGATGGGCAATGCCCAGAATGCTGCAGAGAAGCAGTTCAAACAGATGGAAGCCATCATCAATTCCATGACCCCGGCCGAGCGCCGTGACCCTGAGCTGATCAGCGGTTCGCGCAAACGCCGGATCGCCATGGGTTCCGGCACCCAGGTGCAGGACATCGGCCGCTTGATCAAGCAGCACAAGCAGATGCAGAAGATGATGAAGAAATTTACCGCCAAAGGCGGTATGGCAAAAATGATGCGCGGCATGGGCGGTATGTTGCCCGGCGGCGGCATGCCAAAAATGTAA
- the rpsP gene encoding 30S ribosomal protein S16, with the protein MLTIRLALGGSKKRPFYHLTVTDSRNPRDGSHKEQVGFFNPVARGQEVRLSVNQERVAYWLSVGAQPSERVAQLLKESAKAAA; encoded by the coding sequence ATGCTAACAATCCGTCTTGCCCTTGGCGGCTCCAAAAAGCGCCCGTTTTACCACCTGACCGTAACCGACTCGCGTAACCCGCGTGACGGCTCCCACAAAGAACAGGTTGGCTTCTTCAACCCTGTTGCCCGTGGTCAGGAAGTCCGTCTGTCCGTGAACCAAGAGCGCGTTGCCTACTGGCTGAGCGTTGGTGCACAACCTTCTGAGCGCGTTGCTCAGTTGTTGAAGGAATCTGCCAAGGCTGCGGCCTGA
- the rimM gene encoding ribosome maturation factor RimM (Essential for efficient processing of 16S rRNA), producing MNATPAVADDLIVIGKIYSVHGVRGEVKVYSFTDPTENLLQYKTWTLKREGNVKQVELVSGRGSDKFLVAKLKGLDDREEARLLAGYEICVPRNLFAELTEGEYYWYQLEGLKVIDTLGQLLGKIDHLLETGANDVMVVKPCAGSLDDRERLLPYTEQCVLAVDLAAGEMKVDWDADF from the coding sequence ATGAACGCGACGCCTGCTGTTGCCGATGATTTGATCGTTATTGGCAAAATTTATTCTGTTCACGGCGTTCGCGGCGAAGTGAAGGTTTATTCCTTTACTGATCCGACTGAAAACCTGTTGCAGTACAAAACCTGGACGCTCAAGCGCGAAGGCAATGTCAAACAGGTCGAGCTGGTCAGTGGACGCGGGAGCGATAAGTTCCTGGTCGCAAAGCTCAAGGGTCTCGATGATCGTGAAGAAGCTCGTCTTCTGGCCGGTTATGAGATCTGCGTGCCGCGCAACCTGTTCGCTGAATTGACCGAAGGCGAGTACTACTGGTACCAGCTGGAAGGTCTGAAGGTCATCGACACCCTCGGGCAATTGCTGGGGAAAATCGATCATCTTCTGGAAACCGGCGCCAATGATGTAATGGTAGTCAAGCCTTGCGCTGGCAGCCTGGATGATCGTGAACGCCTGTTGCCCTATACGGAGCAATGCGTGTTGGCTGTCGACCTCGCAGCGGGCGAGATGAAGGTGGATTGGGATGCGGACTTCTAA
- the trmD gene encoding tRNA (guanosine(37)-N1)-methyltransferase TrmD: protein MANLRVEVISLFPEMFSAIGDYGITSRAVKQGLLQLTCWNPRDYTTDRHHTVDDRPFGGGPGMVMKIKPLEDALVQAKAAAGEAAKVIYLSPQGRQLTQSAVRELAQSDALILIAGRYEGIDERFIEAHVDEEWSIGDYVLSGGELPAMVLIDAVTRLLPGALGHADSAEEDSFTDGLLDCPHYTRPEVYADQRVPDVLLSGNHAHIRRWRLQQSLGRTYERRADLLESRSLSGEEKKLLEEYIRERDDS from the coding sequence GTGGCTAATTTGCGCGTAGAAGTGATCAGTTTGTTTCCCGAGATGTTTTCCGCCATTGGCGACTACGGCATCACCAGTCGTGCGGTCAAACAGGGGCTCTTGCAGCTGACCTGTTGGAATCCGCGAGATTACACGACGGATCGGCATCACACTGTGGACGATCGCCCGTTTGGCGGTGGTCCGGGCATGGTGATGAAGATCAAGCCCCTGGAAGATGCTCTGGTTCAGGCCAAGGCAGCAGCCGGGGAGGCGGCGAAGGTGATTTACCTGTCCCCCCAAGGCCGTCAACTGACTCAGTCGGCGGTACGCGAGCTGGCACAATCGGATGCACTGATCCTGATTGCCGGCCGCTATGAAGGCATTGACGAGCGCTTTATTGAGGCTCATGTCGATGAAGAGTGGTCGATTGGCGACTATGTACTGTCTGGCGGCGAGCTGCCGGCCATGGTCCTGATCGATGCGGTTACACGACTGCTGCCTGGAGCTTTAGGGCATGCGGATTCCGCTGAGGAAGATTCCTTTACGGATGGTCTGCTGGATTGCCCGCACTACACCCGACCTGAGGTGTATGCGGATCAGCGTGTTCCCGACGTGTTGCTGAGTGGCAATCACGCGCATATCCGGCGTTGGCGTTTACAGCAGTCCCTTGGTAGGACCTATGAACGACGCGCCGATCTTCTGGAAAGCCGCTCGCTTTCTGGAGAAGAGAAGAAGCTGCTCGAGGAATACATCCGCGAGCGGGACGATAGTTAA
- the rplS gene encoding 50S ribosomal protein L19, which translates to MTNKIILALEAEQMTKEIPTFAPGDTIVVQVKVKEGDRSRLQAFEGVVIAKRNRGVNSAFTVRKISNGVGVERTFQTYSPQIDSMAVKRRGDVRKAKLYYLRDLSGKAARIKEKLA; encoded by the coding sequence ATGACCAACAAAATCATCCTTGCACTCGAAGCAGAGCAGATGACCAAAGAAATCCCTACCTTTGCCCCGGGCGACACCATTGTCGTTCAGGTGAAAGTGAAGGAAGGCGATCGTTCCCGTCTGCAAGCGTTCGAAGGCGTTGTAATCGCCAAGCGTAACCGCGGCGTGAACAGTGCGTTCACCGTGCGTAAAATCTCCAACGGTGTTGGCGTAGAGCGTACTTTCCAGACCTACTCCCCGCAGATCGACAGCATGGCTGTTAAACGTCGCGGTGACGTACGTAAAGCCAAGCTGTACTACCTGCGCGACCTGTCGGGTAAAGCAGCTCGCATCAAGGAAAAACTGGCTTAA
- a CDS encoding acyl-CoA thioesterase — translation MTTRDQEIQRRTELSVTRVTKAVFPPTTNHHNTLFGGTALAWMDEVSFITATRFCRLPLVTVSTDRIDFNHAIPAGSIVELVGRVIKVGNTSLKVEVEVFVESMSCDGREKAIHGQFSFVAIDDDKRPVPVLPGFAA, via the coding sequence ATGACCACCCGTGACCAGGAAATCCAGCGCCGCACCGAACTCTCGGTAACCCGCGTGACCAAGGCTGTCTTCCCGCCGACCACCAACCACCACAACACCCTGTTCGGCGGCACGGCGCTCGCCTGGATGGATGAGGTGTCGTTCATCACCGCCACGCGCTTCTGCCGGTTGCCGCTGGTGACCGTGTCCACCGACCGCATCGACTTCAACCACGCGATCCCGGCCGGCTCCATCGTCGAGTTGGTAGGGCGGGTGATCAAAGTCGGCAATACCAGCCTCAAGGTCGAGGTGGAAGTGTTTGTCGAGAGCATGAGCTGTGATGGCCGCGAGAAGGCAATCCACGGACAGTTCAGCTTTGTCGCCATTGATGATGACAAGCGGCCGGTGCCAGTGCTGCCCGGGTTTGCTGCCTGA
- a CDS encoding cation:proton antiporter translates to MNEQQILLAFGGIGAAALGCQWLAWRLKLPAILFLLLTGILAGPVLGWLDPQEMFGPLLMPLVSLAVALILFEGSLTLHLSEWREIGSVVHRLVTIGALATWAVIAVATHFLLGFDWLLAILFGSLTLVTGPTVIVPMLRVVRPKASIANILRWEGIVIDPIGALLAVVVYSFIIASGEGQGLKQSLLTFGGVILCGSVFGIVGGWVLGTIIRRQWLPEYLHNLASLAAVLGIFIAANQVMHESGLLAVTLMGMWLANMKGVDVRHILHFKENLSVLLISGLFILLAARLDLNALIGLGPLVLILLLVIQLIARPLNVLLSTAGSSLSWRERALLCWIAPRGIVAAAVSAIFAIRLDEAGHEGALLLVPLTFAVIIGTVVLQSATARPLARLLKVAEPAPSGFLIVGANSPARALGKSLQQLGSRVLLTDSSWENIRAARMEGLPTYFGNPASQHADAHLDLVGLGHLLALSPSGELNTLAAMRFRHDFGHQRLFGLASGHESRRSDKHRASLEHRGNQLGSEALTYAKLASQMGQGAELYSTTLTDGFGWEDYRALHGNRATLLFMRDDSGWVHVVTPETALKPGSGWTLLALIQPEASSA, encoded by the coding sequence ATGAACGAGCAGCAAATTCTCTTGGCATTCGGCGGGATTGGCGCTGCTGCGCTGGGCTGCCAGTGGCTGGCGTGGCGCCTGAAGCTGCCGGCGATTCTGTTTCTGTTGCTGACCGGGATTCTCGCGGGACCGGTACTCGGCTGGCTCGATCCGCAGGAAATGTTCGGACCGCTGCTGATGCCTCTGGTGTCACTGGCGGTGGCATTGATCCTGTTCGAGGGCAGCCTGACCCTGCATCTGTCTGAATGGCGCGAGATCGGCAGCGTCGTGCATCGTCTGGTGACCATCGGCGCCCTCGCCACCTGGGCAGTGATCGCCGTCGCCACGCATTTTCTACTCGGTTTCGACTGGCTGCTCGCCATCCTTTTCGGCAGCCTGACACTGGTGACCGGCCCGACGGTGATCGTGCCGATGTTGCGGGTGGTGCGCCCCAAAGCGTCGATCGCCAACATTCTGCGCTGGGAAGGTATCGTCATCGACCCGATCGGCGCCCTGCTCGCCGTGGTGGTCTACAGCTTCATCATTGCCAGCGGCGAGGGCCAGGGACTCAAGCAGAGCCTGCTGACTTTCGGCGGCGTGATTCTCTGCGGCAGCGTGTTCGGGATTGTCGGTGGCTGGGTGCTCGGCACCATCATCCGTCGCCAGTGGCTGCCGGAGTATCTGCATAACCTCGCGTCGCTGGCGGCAGTGCTGGGGATTTTCATTGCAGCCAACCAAGTGATGCACGAGTCCGGCCTGCTGGCGGTGACGCTGATGGGCATGTGGCTGGCCAACATGAAGGGCGTGGATGTGCGGCACATTCTGCACTTCAAGGAAAACCTCAGTGTGCTGTTGATTTCCGGGCTGTTCATCTTGTTGGCGGCCCGTCTGGATCTGAATGCACTGATCGGCCTCGGCCCTTTGGTGCTGATCCTGCTGCTGGTGATTCAACTGATCGCGCGCCCGCTGAACGTACTGCTGAGTACCGCTGGCTCCAGCCTGAGCTGGCGCGAGCGCGCCTTGCTGTGCTGGATCGCTCCGCGCGGGATCGTGGCGGCGGCGGTGTCGGCAATTTTCGCGATTCGCCTGGACGAAGCCGGGCACGAGGGTGCGCTGCTGCTGGTACCACTGACGTTTGCGGTGATCATCGGCACCGTGGTTCTGCAGAGCGCCACCGCTCGGCCACTGGCCCGCCTGCTGAAGGTGGCAGAACCGGCGCCGAGTGGTTTCCTGATCGTCGGCGCCAACAGCCCGGCGCGGGCGCTGGGCAAATCACTGCAGCAACTGGGTAGCCGCGTGCTGCTGACCGATTCGAGCTGGGAAAACATTCGTGCGGCGCGCATGGAAGGTCTGCCGACCTACTTCGGCAATCCGGCCTCGCAGCACGCCGACGCACATCTGGATCTGGTCGGGCTGGGGCATCTGCTGGCGCTGTCGCCCTCCGGTGAACTCAACACCCTGGCGGCGATGCGCTTTCGCCACGACTTCGGCCATCAGCGGCTGTTTGGCCTGGCCAGCGGCCATGAAAGCCGTCGCAGCGACAAACACCGAGCGAGTCTGGAACATCGTGGCAATCAACTGGGCAGCGAGGCGTTGACCTACGCGAAACTGGCCAGCCAGATGGGCCAGGGGGCCGAGCTGTACAGCACGACGTTGACCGATGGTTTTGGCTGGGAGGATTACCGGGCGCTGCATGGTAATCGTGCGACTTTGCTGTTTATGCGCGATGACAGCGGGTGGGTGCATGTGGTGACGCCGGAGACTGCTTTGAAACCAGGATCCGGGTGGACGCTGCTGGCGTTGATTCAGCCTGAGGCCAGCAGCGCCTGA